DNA from Branchiostoma lanceolatum isolate klBraLanc5 chromosome 6, klBraLanc5.hap2, whole genome shotgun sequence:
ATGATAGTTCTGTTTGAAGCTGTACCAGGAAAAGACCTTGGCAACATTCATTATATGATAAACAAGAACCATCTGATCTCACATTGATGTCTTCAACACAGTCCTCCACTCCCGAGAACACGTCCACGTTGGACAACGTTGCGCATGCCGCGAAGGCAGGCGACGTCATGGCGGCTTCCTTGCACATGGCCGTGGCGTTCTCCAGTGTGATTCCACTCGGAGTGGGCCAGGTAGCGCTGACACCAACCGGGAACGGCGCAGGCGAAGCTAGGGTTGACTTGACGGTGGCTCTGTTCAGTCCTGTACATCTCCGGTCCCTGGGCCTGATGACAGACACATGGGTCAAGCCGTCTTTTTCCTATCGTGATAACTCCCATTCCTACAGTTCCCACATAGCTAAAGGTTGACCCTTTAGACTGAAAGTTGATAATCCCAATCTTTGTCACACACGTGTACGGCTAGAGTCAGCCTATCCATTACAACGTTAACGTTGAAACATCTCCCATCCCATTCTTACCCCTCATTTATGGTAAACTGACGTGTATTGGCCACATACCCGCGGCCTCTCCTCTGCACCAGTGTGTCTGTGATGTCGATGTCGAAGTCATTCCGAAAGGTCGGTATCGTGTTAGGGTCTCCACAGTTCGGGCCGTCGGCAGCGCATGCGCAGAGCACAGATCCATCGTACCGACTGGTCCTCGCCTCTCCTGGTGTGTCCACTGGGTCGGGCAGGCTGTCGAACAGACTCTGTCCGGCTGGGATTCTGGATAAATGGGAGTCATAACATAACGATTTATGTCTTCCTCCCAGCAGAAGTGCATGTGATACATCAGTGAAATAGTTGATATGTCCTTACCCTTACATGTCAGAGCTGAAACAAAACATCTCTATTTCCTCTTGAGCGCAAAATGATTCGTTGATTCGTCAAGCTTCACATAAATTATGTAGTTTATCTATGATTCAAGTTTGCTATTTTCCTTCCCTACTGGCCACAACTCAACAAACTACAACAAAGACTACAAACAAATCACTATAATAAACTACGTATACTAGTACACAGAAAGAAGAGTCTGCTAATCACCTCCAAGACCAGCTGAACGCGTTGGGGTCATACGAGGTTGTCCCATCCCTGGTTCTGTAGTCGTTGCTGCTGTCGTGGTCGAATGTGCCGAACAAGCCTTCCGTGGCCCTGAAGTCGTCACTGGGTACCTTCATGTGGACATTTATCCCCCAGGAGAATATATCAGTCCGCACTTCTGCACCTGAAGGAAGGGACACCTGGAGGGCAAAACACTCTCCTTGACGTTTTCTGACAGATATCTTGAAACAATTGTGTTCATTCAGTCGCCGTTGCCTAAAGACTTTTCTGTTGCCTAAAGAGGCAGCTGCTGTTGTTATCAAGAGCAAGTAATACACTCTGCAAATACTGCGACAACGACGTATACATATGTAATTATACGGCAGCCCGGGATTCAGCGTGGTAACATTTTACTGTAAGATAACATGAGTGAAGATTTGTGTGCTTTTATGATGACACATCAATACTACCGTTAACCCGTGACCGCGTTTGATGCATAAATTTGATCCTACCTTGAAATTCCTGCCACTTTGACCGCGGGTGACTCGCACCCCTTTGGCAGGCTCCTTCTGACTTTTCAGTCGGACCGCCGGGGCTGTCTGACCGAAGGGACCATCGCACATGTCAATCGTGATGACGTCATCTCCCTCCCTCACGGCAACGCCACAGTTACAGGACACGTCCCAGCACCGCCAGACTCGGGAATGTACCTGGTAGATATTTATCAATATATGACATTAACAGAATCACGTATGTATAAAAtcagaaaattaaaaaaagattcacATTTAAGCAAAAAAGGCCACCGATAAACCTGCTAGTCAGACTAGATCGCCATATCGCCATGAGAAAGCCTCACCTCAAATGGACGACCTTTACTTCTGTGAAGAACAAAGTCCCCAACTCCATACCAGTCgtactttctgcaacatatataAATCACAAAAGTGAGCATTGCTGCTAAGACTTCACTATATCCACCAGCAATGAACTTCACAGCTACTTAAAAGCATATGGCTAAAAGACTTGGAAGATCTATTTTCATTAGCTGCGAGgtacttagtacatgtatctctatttACAAtatcaagctacatgtataaagcaGATAGGAGTCTTGTTGCAAGATAGCCCATCAGCATACCGGTGAGATTATGCCTCAACCTATCTCAACGTTAACGTTGTAGCAACACGCATGGTTTCCCgaataacaatgttgacaatggATCATTGTACCTGCGATCATACGTCATGTAATGCGGATCGCCTGAAGCGTGGGCTTGGCTTGAATCTTGGTCGATAGTTGTCACCTGATATGTGTGAGGAAAGGGGAAGCACAGCGATTTTAAAATATAATTTGAACAATCTCACAAAAACGTATCATACAACATGGTGCTCGCCTCTAAAATCTAGGATGGCGAGAGAAGAAAACACAGAAGAGGCAGCATGTGTGCAGGAAGCCTACCAGAACATCCTGAGTGTTGCCACTCGGCGGCACGTCACAGTCAGCCGTCGACGGGATGACATCTATCTGCACGTACTGGTCTCCGTCAGTCTGGAAGTCCCGGATGGCCCATACCGTCACTGTCTGTGGATTGTCGACACCCCAGCTCCCTGTGCCAAACGACAGGCTACACTGGTCCAACAGCACGTCAGGGCGGCCCAGGTACCCTGTAGGATATAAAGGAATCTGTCTCTGATATGATATGCGTGCAGAAACCCAAACATGAAGCTTCTCGAAatagtatatgtatatacacaagCGTTTGTTTACGCTGGCCAATAAAAGTGTCGTACACAGTTAGTGTACTGAATGAATTATTAGACGTCCTTGCATTCAACTTTCTTACGTAGCTGCACTTTGTTAGACAGACTGGGAATCACATGCAGACTATacagaatgatttttttcatgattaACTTTTAGGATTGAGTGTATATGTTCCGGTGAGAGGACCTACCGTCGTTGTTAACAatcatgacgtcacagttcaGGGCGATGGTTGAGTGGACTGTGAAGTTGGCCGGCCCTCCGTCCTCATGGACCGTCAGATCCTGTGGTCCAACCTAGAGATAGACAACACAGTACAGATATAACCTTGATGGTGCCTCCTGtttagcctccatcaggccttcctgcgggggtatggatcgtagacttcgtcaaaaaaagggaataattggccagtataGAGTTCGTCCACGGTAAGGTCAACATTTCCCCCTGCAAATAAAACCCTACGGTGGACAAACTCCCTTGGCAGATATTCTCCCTAGGCCCTATGGCTGCTGCGCTGGCAGGtcgtctggtagagactactccCTGGTACATACGCTTTTGTATGAAAAATAATTTCGTCGCATTGCCGGGTCGCCATACAGCAAGTGTTTAGTTTACAGTTACACATATGTCGCAGTGGAAGAACTTTGTGTTTCCTGATCATGAAGACTGTGAAATACTCACCACGATACCAGCGAAGAACGGGTCACTTTTGTCCGGCACGGTGGTGACGTTGGAACCGTCGTACTCCCCGTGAACCTGGCAGCTCACCTGAAGATTATTGAGTTGAAAAAGAGATACAAATGCAAACAATAAGGAAATattcttctttgttttgattCGTTTTTGCTTGTGATGATGGCGAAACCTAGTAAAACACTTCCATGCTATAATCACAACTGTGCATAGAGAACTGTACCTTTGTCGTACACTACAACCTTTCAAGTATTTTGGTGCGTAACGTTAGTCAAAACATGTCATTTCGCTGATCATTTCATCTATAAGCTGATTTTTTCGTATTAAACGCAACAgttgaaacaaagaagcgagtagagCAGTCTTCTggcccccgggattcgaactcgcgccgaaaccgggcagccagatcacaggcacgcacgccttaaccactaggctaaaagatcTAGACCAGTtggactggtcagttggaggcgcttgaaccccactgttacacagttGTACTGAATGGTCACGTGCACGGTatagttttgttttatcaactgACATGTATGttcaagttgccatacattgttaCCTGTtccaattgtcgcgcaataaagttcactctCTTTCTAAAAGCCCTGTAGACATTTCACCTCAGTGTTCAACAGGATATCGGCCTGGTCCAGATAGGCGGTCTGCACCCATCCCGGCATCTGCTCCGTCAGGATGACCGTGTCGTCCAGAAACCACTCAACCACCCACGTGACGTTGGGCCAGGTGGGGCCGTCAAAGTCGCACAGGAAGTACGACTCGGTCTGGCTGAAGTGGTAATCCAGCGTGGGGGCGCCGCGAAGCTTCGGGAACAGGTCTGCATGGGGAAATATTGGTGTCGTCAGGACGTTTtctattacattgtatactgttttagccattagaatgcatATTAGATCGATTGTTACTCATGTTGGAGATGAGTTCTCTGAAAATGTTAAATATTAAGTAATAGTCGGTTGTTATGTATGTTaatgaattcttgccatactttgtaccatgtacaattgtcgtgcaataaagttcttcttctatctcATGCTCATTCCTGTGATTTAGTAAATGgtttattttggtgtcttaGTATTCAAGAAAGGCGTGTTTTTCCTGTTGTCATTTCTATTGGTGTTTGATCCTTTCGAGTTTTCCAAGTATTGGTGGTTCATTCAGCAAAATTGTTGATTAAGTGTGAAATAGTATCTAAAAACTGTGCAATAAATATCCATACAGTGTTCACCACGTTGTCTTATTTCTGTCATTGAGTCATGTTTTCCATTTACTTTCTTTCTTGGTGTGCAGAACAACGTAACGTGATAAATGGATTGTAACGATTTTCGTGGCATAGAGGTCTCAGCCCACTAAAAGCCCCTGAACCCGCAGCACGTtgacgacctcgctgcgaccgagcgatgtGACAGCGcggtcaacgaatttcatcgatgataaaaaacgaatctctTTACgttactttgtgtgttttgttctctttttagtcatacttgtacattttgtatggtattcccattataaagtcaaggctaacccaaatccaatttaggtcacagtgaggtcgccaacgtgccgcgggtccagtgaggtaGGGACATAGGGGGATGCCTTTTGCAGAGACAGTGCCGTCACATCCATACAGACCGCCTGTTGTGGGCCTGCCGTGTGGAAAGAGTGACCATGGTCCTCCTTGCTTGGTCTAAACCAGTGAAGCCAGTGGTCAGTTAGCGGTCACTTATGTCAGCGCTATCCCGGGTGCGTGTTGGCGACTGATAAATCTGTGTACTAAGTTGTCTGCAATTCTCTTCAGACTTAAAGAGCACGTTTGTGTTTTTCGAGTGGTCTAGCTAGCATATGTTTGCGTCTTCCTAAGCTGCAACACGATGTCCACGGTAAATCTGCACGTGCCCATACTGTAGCATTTAACGATTAGTTGTTATTTTGCACTTTGCAAGCGCTTTTGTAGATCAAGACAGTGGACGCGACTAGGTGCGGTTGCCCGAGTATTTGACATAAAGGcgtttacaaatacaaatgttgtACGCGGATTACATGGCATTAGTTCGGTAATGCTGTCTTTCATTACTGTAAGGAACTCTAACCCCAGTGATGCTGCTGTGTCAGCACTTAACTATACAGCTTTTTGCATAGTGCACAGAGTAcggctagtacatgtatttatgtatttacgctttgtttgtaaaaaaatagGATACCTAGGCTCCACAGTTAGCCACGCAGGCACACGTGAAAATTTAAGGGACTATTTGTGGAGAACAAAGTATGTCACACACATTATCCTACAATATCAAATAAATGACTACATCAAATAAAACTTTGTCAACATCGTTTGTTATAAGATGACttgtcaacatttcaaattgaatGGCATACCTGTGCAGCCCGGGTAGAAGCCACCGTTcggtgacccttgacccactgGACACGGGACGCGGTCTCCTGATGGTCATGATATAGGTCGCTACGTCAATCAATCATTCTCTTGTCACAACTACAAGATTTACAACTTTGACATAAACGCACGGCCCGAGACTACGGTATTTGTCTGGTCAGCAATGCATTAAGGAATGCAATCAACACACAAATGGCACTAAATGACAGGATTACGTCGAAATCTTGACAAGAACAAAGGAAACAGTCTTGGCAGCGAAACGGCTTTATACTCGGTTGAAAAGGAATGCGTCGACGCCAAAGCGATACTTAAGTTGCATGACCTACAGAACGACTTTGGTACCCAGTGTACATAAAATTACGTACTGATAATACATCGGAGGAAGCGATTACTGAATAAAAGTCAACCCTATCGTTTAGGAGGGTGAAAGGTATCAGACGTTTAAAACCTGGGCCGGGAGACTCCATGCTAAAACCAAATACTCGTATGtactttttatgcgtttttgcaCGTTCACATTGGGTGACATGATGAAACAAGTCCTAGACAGTATTCAACAGACCCTACCTGCACAGTAAGCGCTGTGATGGGGGGCAGACAGGGAAGAGAGCTCGTACACCAGAAAAGTGCTGCAGTTTTTCA
Protein-coding regions in this window:
- the LOC136436571 gene encoding von Willebrand factor D and EGF domain-containing protein-like, whose product is MSSGQGVMKVIVLLAVTLPVLSGHLAGRTIQTKQACQYSILLLSCPPGETLDISFANYGHIGTKNCGSHMPPGGCRAPDSLAIVQGMCQGRRQCYVPASDATFNGNPCHHGYIMKYLEVKYECQGPDPCRPNQHDSIDDIWRSAGHNSTGRAEGELLDDRGLVEGWYRFVSEAGGEMPTSCVPVNSCGTRFPVWMDGTVPTVNQTQSVTGCINQGGCCDDTVNLKVKNCSTFLVYELSSLSAPHHSAYCAGDRVPCPVGQGSPNGGFYPGCTDLFPKLRGAPTLDYHFSQTESYFLCDFDGPTWPNVTWVVEWFLDDTVILTEQMPGWVQTAYLDQADILLNTEVSCQVHGEYDGSNVTTVPDKSDPFFAGIVVGPQDLTVHEDGGPANFTVHSTIALNCDVMIVNNDGYLGRPDVLLDQCSLSFGTGSWGVDNPQTVTVWAIRDFQTDGDQYVQIDVIPSTADCDVPPSGNTQDVLVTTIDQDSSQAHASGDPHYMTYDRRKYDWYGVGDFVLHRSKGRPFEVHSRVWRCWDVSCNCGVAVREGDDVITIDMCDGPFGQTAPAVRLKSQKEPAKGVRVTRGQSGRNFKVSLPSGAEVRTDIFSWGINVHMKVPSDDFRATEGLFGTFDHDSSNDYRTRDGTTSYDPNAFSWSWRIPAGQSLFDSLPDPVDTPGEARTSRYDGSVLCACAADGPNCGDPNTIPTFRNDFDIDITDTLVQRRGRGPRDRRCTGLNRATVKSTLASPAPFPVGVSATWPTPSGITLENATAMCKEAAMTSPAFAACATLSNVDVFSGVEDCVEDINLTDNLVFLQQAAMLMEELCREEALKNVTLYDQQDGNSTALPPAFVGSSLCPGRCSLRGQCVNATCYCDAGYTSSDCSVDMTRPPALVDVRHGRTCDVRSEACDVIGVVGDGFLDSRSLRCHVERTLDTARGRQRATLPATADFMSFREVECTVGEGVLIIDGNPDENTGTPISTITVAISNDGRLNSDVLQVTIYDSYCQECNETGVCRPKENACEIKGFCYPVNGSHPADNARYCNPSVNRSGWTYRPDDLQPMNIVGIAVGTAVGAVVLVLVVVFILKIKKQKRSVSVGFLKEDGVVKQTPP